In Falco peregrinus isolate bFalPer1 chromosome 9, bFalPer1.pri, whole genome shotgun sequence, the genomic stretch AGGAACTGCTGGGTGGCGATAACCCCCACGGGATCCCTCTCAGCAGGAATGGGAATGGCTCCCATCCCACAGGCTGAATCTTAGAAGTCTGCTTTAACACTGACTAGGGCGGAGAAATGAGGGGTACAGCACAGTGGTTACAGAAGCCACAGAACCTAAGTGTACAGAAATAAATGGGATTTATGATtcagctgctgggcacaggcagaCCATGCAACACCCTTAAAAGTGCCATCTGCCAGACCTGGGTTAGCACAGCCTGCACAGAGACCTCCAGTGTAGGGGCTGGCTGGctcacagggctggggggggcagggcagccccactGGGGGGGTGTCCCATCTGCACCCACACCCTCGCCACACTTATTCAGGCCTTTTACAGCTGCTAATGAGCTACTCATGCAGCGAACTTGCTTATTTGTGGATACAAGTTCACCATTCAAGCAAAAATAGCAAGAAAGCGGTAAGGATGTGAACTAGAAGCCTACCCACAAGATCTGACCTACTTTGGCTTTTAAAAGACAGACTTACTTTGCTGGGAGAAGAGCTCCACGACTGGTTTCAGCCGTTCCCTCCAGAGAAAAATGCTCTTCAGGGAGGAGGGCGGGGGGAATGAATAAAGCAGTGATCTGTGGTTGAAAAATCTCCTTTTCCATCATATTTATTTGGAACTAGAGCAGGATTTCTCAAAGCAGAGCTGTTGTCAACAGAAGCAGGTCCATTTGGGCTGCTCCACTTGGTGGGTAGGATATTCCCTGTCTTTTCCACTCTTCCCCCTCTCTAGATTGGCTGTATTATAATGCAACAGTTTAATTGTATATTTTCTCTTTGAGGCTGAAAATCAAAGATGGCAGACCCTGAAAGCACGGTCATAAACACCGATGTGAAACAGGTAAAAAATTGTTCATTACAAAACATGCACCCTgtatttctaaaggaaattGTGAAATGCCACCACAGGGGAGGACACACCACAACCTGGAGCTGTGGTGGCCTGAAATGCTTGTGCCTAGGTTTCAGCAGAAGCGGCAcatcccagggctgctgggtgcCTGGTCCCAGTGAGGTCCATATGATTGCCACATGGGAAGTGGTTCCAGGGCTGAACCTCCAGTTGCACGGGCAGGATGGGTGCATTTGCTCACATTTGAATTTTGGAGTGGCcagggagaaagcagcagcttttgtaCATATATAGTGACTTTATTAGACTCTCCAGAACAGACGCAAGCAAAGGGTAAAGCCACCAGTATGTGCAGTGAAACCCAGCAGTGCTCAGCTCAGCACAAATAGATAACCACGGCTGTGCTGTGctcacaaacagcaaaattatgAAGCAATCCCCTCTGCTGTGAGCTGTCCTCAGAGTATATGGCACTTACCAGACAGGTTAGGGTTTCACAACAGCCTGCCTCATCCTCGGTGGCCTAAAGATGAGGATTGGGCTTGGTAGCTCGTCTCCAAAGGCCCTCTGGCATCAGGAACCATGACGTATGGGTGATGCCTCCAATGCCCAACCCTACCACCCCAGTCGGTGGAGCCCTGTGCCCCCCTGcgcaccccacccccaacaaaCTCCTCCTTTGCTGTGCCCTAACCCCTCTTTCCTCCCTGTCCTGCAGAAAGACCCCAGCAAGGCACTGGTCATTGCGGTGACCACCAGAGCCATCTTCAACCTGGAGGAGGAGCACAGGCTCTACCTGGAGAAGGGCAAGGAGGAGTATGCAAGGCACCAGCAGGCTAACCAGGACAAGCCCCTGCCCCCGGGCACGGCCTTCACCTTCATCCAGGTGAGCCCCATGCCTGGCCAGGGGCACATGCAGACACTGACAGGACAGGGCAAAAGCTCAGAATCAGCTCCCATCACAGGGTGCAGATATGCCTGTCCTGGTCTCGTTGCAGGGCATCAAGACCTGTGCTCCTCACCCATCCCATATGTCCACCTCCCCCTTGGTGGAGTattctgctccctgccctcctggcGATGGCTTTTTGCAGGGTGGTTGCTCTGTCTGGCTCTCCGTTACACAGCTGATGGCAGCACaaaccactaaccctaactgtgacagagccctggcaaaGCCACGGCAGTCACACCCACCAAGAGAGTCTCACCTTCTCCTCGCAGGCAGTGCAGTACGTGAACAAGATGATCCTGGAGAGCAACCCAGCAGAGGACGAGCTCTTTGACATCCTGGTGCTCTCCAACAACAGCCCAGAGAGCGGTGTGCGCATCATCAACAGCGCCAAGCACTACGGTAAGGGGGTGcctgcttcccccccaccccaaccagGCTGCAAAGTGGATAAGGCACCACAGTGGAGCATCAGCAAGCGCAGAGCCAGGGGATACGAGGGGAGGGGGTTATTATGGAACCAAGCCCGATTCCTCCCAGTCCCATGCACACCGAGGGTACAGGCTCCTCAGCAAAGCCCAGCTCCCCTCGGCCGTATCCTCCGCACTAGGGGGTCTGGCAGCATTTTGCACAGCCTGGGCATCCTCAGGCAGCTACTAAAGAAaagagctcttaaaaaaaaataaataaattccagaGTGCTGTCAGGAAGGCTCATTTAAGGGAGGGATGAAGGAATATTTAACTGCACTCTGCAGTTTCGTAGGAGCACCAGGGCAAGATGATGCAGCAAAAACATGGGCAGGCTCCTCACACAGCACTGGGGAATGGATTGCCCCGAGCTCTTCAGCAAAACATGCTGAGACccagggaggggaggtgggagggcTGCGATTTTGCCCCATAACAGACTTTGCTCACATCCCCTGACCCGAAGGACTGGAGATCTCCAAGTTCTGTTTCGTCAGCGACAAGGACTCCACACAGTACCTGAAGTCCCACGGGGTCAAGCTCTTCCTCTCAGCTGACAGGGCAGATGTCTGCAATGCCCTCCGCAGAGGTGCGTTCTCCCCTCCATCCCACGTCCCCAAACCCACCACGCTTTCCCCAAGCAGCTCAGTACCAAGAGGCAATGCCAGAGCTCTCACAGGGGCAAGGGGGTGAATGGCACACTGAGTACCAGTATACCTCTGACCAGTTCAATCTCCTCTttgtccccacagcagcctgcaAACACACCAGGGTTTCCCAGATGCCTTCACAAGTCACCAAGTACTTCATGCATAATTCTGGCCATGACTCTGCCATGGGCTGATCATTCCCTGGCTGACATTTCAGCCTTTCTCACCAGAGATGCTGCCCATGGCTACTCCCTGCATCGGTGTGAGTGCACGGACAATTCCCGGGGTTTTGCGTGGATGCCACAGAAATTTGCTTTCCTGGTAGAGGCTGTTACTGTGTGTTCAGTGATAGATGCAAGCACATGCTTGATCTGGATCAGAAGGAGTGCATTCTCCCCAACAGCTCTAATAGGTTTAATTGCCTCCTTATTAATTCATTTGGGTATGAGCACATCAGCTGGCCAAAGGCCTTCAAAGTTGGGAGGAAGCCATCGGCAGCCGGGGCTGTCCTTTGCTGCACAGCACATTCCTGGAGCCTCCTTGAAGAGCATCATCGCTCTGACAAGTGTCTCTCACCCGGGGACCTGGGTCTGCAGATGAGGGTGGGCAGAGAGCAGCTTGTAGGAAAAGACCTGTAATTAAGCCAATTACCCAATCGAGCAGAGGTGCCAGTCCCTATTACTCACCACACGGAGTGCTAAATCTGGGCATTAGAACCTGGCATGGCAGGGTGAGCAAGCACCAGGAGGAGGGCTGCTCGTGCCTACACAACCACCCCTCATCTCCTAGCAGACCTCAGTATCCCTCCAGACATCAATCTCTGATCAGCAGCACTTTCTTGTCCACTTCCATGGGTGGATAACACAGCCCTAGAAAAGCTGAGATGACCCCCTAGAAAGCCCCTTGGCTTGGAGACCCCAACATTGTGGGATGGGGCCACAGCAGATGCATGAGGAGGCGCTGGCCATGCACCAGCTGCTGGCAAGGTGTCCCTCCAGAGCCCCACCTTGCTGTCTCACAGGGGTCTCGGCAGCACTTGTCTTCCAGCAGGAGGTACAGACCCCCAGCAACCCGCTCCGCGTGGTGTTCGACGGGGATGCCGTGCTCTTCTCTGATGAGACGGACCAGGTCTTCCAGGAACAGGGGCTGGAGAGGGCGGTGGAGTACGAGCGGGCAATGGAGGCTGTGCCCATGGGAGAGGTGAGCAAGCCACCTTGCTGTAGTGGGCCCCCACCACCTCTGCACCCACCATGAGCATCTCTCCCACTATGGCTTTGCCATGAGTAgccaaaaaaagcacaaatccTTGCAGGTTCCCTTTGCAACCACCACTCAGTCCCTGGCATGAGCCTGACCTGGGGACCCACTGGAGACAGATCTGGCCTGGTAACTCCTATAAGGGAGCCTCAGCTCCCAACCACCCAGGGCTGCGGTTACCCCCAACACCACCTTTCATAGGCTGGGACCTCTTGCTGTACGAGTCCCTGCAGGACTGCTGCTTGCTGGGATGTACCTTCCTGGTCATTTTGGGGTTAGGATGAGCACCACAATGCTCACCTTCCTCCCAAGGACCCCAGTGCACAGCACCAGTCCCAGCATTGCCCAGTCCTGCACCCCACAGGCattcctgtgctctgcagagccctgagAAACCCTGCAAGAGGAACAAGTGGCTTGTACAGGCAGAATAGATGTCTCCTTACTTCCCACCCACTCCCAAGTGTCTTCCCATGCTTCCAGGGGCCCCTGAAGGCTTTTGCCATGCACCTTGGGAAGATGCGCAAGAAGTTCAGCCAGGAAAAATCCCCCATACGCACCTACCTGGTGACCGCCCGCAGTGGCCGGGACATGGGCATCCGAGCCATCAAGACACTCCAGGAATGGGGTCTGGCCATCGACGAGGCTTTCTTCATGGACGGGGCTCCCAAGGGCCCCATCCTCGCCCAGATCCAACCTCACATTTTCTTTGACGACAGGCTTTACAACATCCAGGGGGCTCAAAATGTGGGTGTACCCTCTGCCTGggtcccctcctgctgctgatggGAGGGAGGACTGCTGGCCTGCAGCCCAGGGGACTGGGCCAGCTGAAGGTGGAGAGGGAAGGATTTCCTAACCTACAGTGAGCAAACCTCAGGGAAAGGGGGTAAAAGCATTGCAGGAGAGCACTGACCACCAGGCAAGACTTGATGCTCATTTCTGCTCCCAATACAAGGTCTTTTAGGTCATAGAGTAAAGCCAAGATGCAACTGCTCCACGAAGGAAGGACACCTCTGCTGTGACACTGAGGACTACCACCTACCTGCCCCATAGGACCTGGGGGCATTTCTCTCCTGCAAAGAAATAAACGAAGCTATTGCCCCACACATGAGCTAAAGGGAGCATGAAACTGAGCTTTGAATAAAAACACTAGCTTTGGCTGTGCCCAGGCAGCACCTGAGATTTAGTCTCAGGACCTCTGCCCAAAGGAAGCCCTCAAGTCCCTGCCTCATCAGACACACTCAGCTTTGGTTTCCCAAGGAGGATGCTAGTAAATCCTTCAGGCAGCTCCAGCCAAActcagcagaggaagaaagactTCAAAGCTGTAAAGGACCTGCAAACATTTTGGAAATGGGTGACCAGGTTGAAGAAAGCAAGGCCAAGCTGTTCACCTTACAGAAGGGGTTCTAGCACAAGCCACCTTTCCTCAGGCATACAGGCTGCTCACAGCACCCTTTGGAGACCCAGACCTGTATGCAGGACActtggctgctggagctggaccagctCTGAGGTCCCTGCAGGAGACAGCGCTGTCACAGAGCTCCAGTGTCCCACCAGGAGAGGGCACTGGAGACGGGCAGCCTCCAGCACAAGCCACGCAGGGACCAGAGCCACAGACCAGTACGGcgggaggcagggcagggctgcgtGCCCTGAGCTTAAATGGGTCTCCAGGGCTGTGGGTGGAGcgtgggggtgggggtcccaggTGGGGGTCCCAGGTgcagctgctcagggcagcTGGGTCCGTTGAGGGGTGCTCAGAACCCTGCCTGGCACCAAGCCAGCCCACGTGCGGGGGGGGGATGCCTCTCCTCTGGCAATTTggactctgcttttcatttgcCCCGGGAGCAAGCGGCCCCCCAAGGTTCACTGGCAGGTTCCTTTCCCCAGGGCTGGATGTGAGTGGCCGACACTAGAGACCACTGTGCTGCCCAGGGACCCAGCACCCCGAATCCTGGGGAGCTCCCCAGAACAGCCTCGCAAAGAAACAGAGactggctgctcagggcagtgcctgctgcatGGCAGCGGGATTATGGATGGAGGAGACAAAGGCGATGGTGGCTTAGTTTTTTAATCTCAGTGTAATCAGAAAGTAAATTTTTTAAAGGCTTCGCAAGCATCAATCTCACCaatgctttttcccccccaataaataaataaacgaGCATCCCTGTGTGAGCACTTGTCCATCGCACCTGTGTTCAGCAGTGTGGGAGGAGGGCTGCGATAACTCGGCGCTCCTTTATGGACACTCAGTTCTTTTGTCTTACACATGTACATCAAGATAGGTTCAATACACAATAAATATTTGGATTTGGCCCCTGAACATCTTCTTGCATCCATGTCCCCAAGCCCACTCCCACTATCTGGGGCCTGGGGACTCTGCACCTCTCGCCCTAGCAAGGGGAGATGCTGGCCTTGATGTGCCACCAGCACAGGTCCCATCCCTGCCACCACAGCCACCGTGCGGGTTTGAACtcagggctgccagggcagggcagggttgCAGGCGTGCAGGGCTTTGGTAGCAAGCCACCTCCAAAGATGCTAAGCCAGGCAAGATCTTGGCACTGGCAGTCTGGCCCCCAGGCCTTTTACTCAGTTCAGATGCTGAAATTAGAAGTTTCAAGGTAGTGACATCAACATCATCAGCCACTCATCATTTGCTAATATTGATAAGCACCCATCAACCTCTGTCACCGAGCAAACATTAATTACAGGATGCTCAAAACATGCCTGGTAACCAGGTACAGATGTTTGTCCCACATTTACGCAGGTCGGATACCACTGGGCTCGGTACGGGGATCCAAGCACCCATCTCCAGCCCCACTCACTGTGTACGACCAGCTGCTTCGGTGGCAGCCGGCGGTGGGAACACAGAcccagtggtggtggtggtggtggtgatggtcCTGGACATCGTCCACCACTGACCCACTGCCTTTGCCGTTGCCTGGACAGCACTGGCAGGAGGTTGGTCAGTGCCTTGGGCAAGGGGGAATTGGCTGAGTCAATGGTGGTGGGGACAGGCCCACGTGAGCCATCACAGGGTGCAAGCTGCTGAGGCAGGGGAAAGGCGCCACGTGCCTTCCTCCAGCACTGTCAGCACAGCGGGGGATGACAGGGCAAAACATGtccaaaatgagaaaaaaggaaggaaactcAGGGTTTGTAGGGTTGCAACATATGGGGCCAAGTGCAACATATGGGGCTAAGTGCAGCTGCTTCAGGCCACAGCTCAAACATGTAGCATCAAAACTGCCCTTTATTACCCTGCTCCAAAGATGTGGCATCAGAAACTGCCCTTTTCTGCCCTGCTTTGAAGATGGAGCATCAAAATCATCCTCCAGGGCAAGGACTGCTAGTTCACCGCCTGCTGCAAGGGTAAATTGTCATTTCTGTCTTAGAGGCATCTGTAATAAGTTCATTAATGCTTGGGATGCTCCTCAGGTCTTGGCATTCTGAGGCATTTTAATCTCCCTTCTTCAAAGGgttgcagctgctggggctggccgTGGGATGCTTCTCCAATATCCATCTCAGGTTTTGGGGGCCAGGGCAAGGCAGGAGCAGGTCACACCACAGGGACAGGATCCCTTTGAGCCCTGCTGGGTTTCACCCCTTTCCACTGCCGTGCAAAGGAGTGCAAAGGGGGCTCCAAGGACCTGCACTTGAATCTGACCATTGTTTTCCAGAAACCCCTTGACAGAGGCTGCTGGAAAGCAACCAGCCAAAGCCAAAGCCAAGCAACCCACGCCAGCCAAAGCTGCCTGGTGTCAGGGGCTCCCCCAGCACTGACCCACGGCTTTCTGGGCCACCCCAGGACCCCCTCCCGgtgcagggagggaagcaggcaatgccctgctctgcccagccgCAGGCCGGCCGGCTGCCTCCTCCACcgagcccagccctgcagcggTGCCGAACAAACAACCCTTGTTTGGGGGGGTGCGCGTGACCCCAGGGATCGGAGGCTGCAGCCAACTGGCCCCAAGGAGTTTGCAGGAGACCTTTGCCCAGGAGCTGCCCTTAATCCCCCACTCACTGCACCAGTCAGTTCAGGGTTGCAATgcgaaaaagaaaaacttagcgCTATGAgagagaaaggatttttttctgaaatggtggcactgcagggaggggagaTTGGCAGGTGTTTAGCTGCTAACAGACATCTGCATTGGCAGTGTCCGAGCAGTTCTCAGCTTTATTGACTCCTGGCTGCAGCGGGAGAGGatgctggaggctgcaggacccaggcacagctgcggtGTCCACCAGGGATGCTCCCACACCTCCCTCTACCCACAGCCTACAAGCACCTGCAGCTGCAAGCACAGTGAAGCATCTTCACATTTCTGACcataacccttaccctaagcCACCCTGGTGGCAGAGCTCCTTCAGAAACACTCAGGGGTTCGCAGCCAGACAGGCTCAGATGCCAAGTCCCACGCTGCAAATAATCATTAACAGGGTGGTTTGCGTGCGGGAGCTCAGAGAGAGGGTGTGCAAAGCCGCAGGTTTTGTTTGCCAAGGTGCTTAAATGTGGGTTCAAGATCTTAACCCCAGTCAGGCACATTGGAAAATGCTGGCTGCAGCATCAAGTGAAGCTGGAGCTTAGGAGAAAGGCAACAATAAATAGGTAGGAATTAAGAGATTTCCTGGCCTATTCACACTGCAGCAACCGCCCTAGGAGGTTGTGACAGATCTCCAGTGGAAGCTGGATGGTTGTTCCCTCTCCAAGGAAACACATTGCAATTTTAAGCCAATCCTTGGGTTGCCGTGGGGTGTTGAGCCTTGTCTTCCTGAGACCACCCTCCTCCCAGAACTAGAAGGCTCAATTGCTTTGGTGCTTTGTCACATGGATGATATATGATTGCATAAATGATGGCCTTCTTGGGGAAGCTTCAGctggaaatgaaaggaaataattaagtGGCATCTAGTGCTGGCAGAGAAAATGGACAGGTGTGGCCAGAGGCACATCTCTGCATTGTGCATGGAAATCCCACCGGTGAGCCGATAACCCCCTGCCCCAAGCAGGGCTCACATGGCCCCTGGGACCACAGCAGGGATTGCTCAAGGCAGGCAACAAGGTGAGTCGGGTCCCGGTGCTCCCCATCACATCCTGGCGTGGGAGGTGATGACTCGATGCCATCGTTGCCACTTACCATCCCATCCCGTCAGCCGCCGGTCacgctgcctgctgccagcgcctGCTGGGGTTGTTGTTGCCCATCCCCAGCAATTTCAGCCTGCTGCAAAATAACTCAGGTGAGGCAAACACCACGAGATCCCTGCCCTGAGGAGCAGACAGGGCCGGCAACCAGGGTGAGGCAGGTCCCTCCTCCCCGCAGTGGGTACCAGGTGTGTCCCCAGCCGCGGGGGAGGACGGGACGGGGGATGCGGAAGGATGTCCAACGCTGAGTGGGGTCAGGCACGGACGGGTGGCATGGGAGTGGCAGGGATTTGAGCAGGGCCACGGAGTACGTGGGACATGGGGATGGGCGATGCTGAGTttggcagcagcccagcaaagcAGGACAGTGTACAAGTAAATCCCAGTGAAGACACCAGGGCAGTTCACAGGCTTGAAGACCATCAACATTTTGCTGCacaaagtcttttttcttttttaaatatcatgGGGAAAAGCTGGAAGAGCAGGATTTGATGGACAAGGTCCACCGGGGTGGAAGCACCCTGTGCTTAAAGGCTGCTGCAAATGGCCCTGATGAGGATGGAGCCACGCTCAGGGCTCCTGCCCGTTGTGACACGCAGCCACGCCACCCAGCCACCAGTCAGCCACACTCGCCCGCCACCAAGATCAGGGTTTGCGATGTGAGAAGACACCAAGGGAACAATTGCCACCCAGCCTAAGCCTTTTGCAACTCCACTTAGTGTCTCCCCAAGGTCACTGCAGTCCATGCTGAGAGCCAAAAAATGTTTAAGCAGGCTGctggccagctctgcctccaaaCCAGCCTCAGCCAGCTCCGATGGACCAGGGACTGCTACTGCCCGTGATGCCCAGGACATCTCCCCCAGTGCCTGCAGCGCTGGGACGTGGTGGCCAGTGCCTATATCCGTCCCTTTGCCGTGCTCAGTGCAgcccctcccctgctcccaaGTTTCCCACCGTCTGGAGCTGCTGCTAAAGCACcttcaagttttcttttgcaggtgTCGCCCAGAAAAAGGGTGTAATCTGGGATGTGCCCGTGCTGCTGGAAAATGCACCCTCACCTGTGAATTGTACGTCGGTTTAGGAAACGGCATTGGGAGTGGTCGAGGTCCTGGCACTGCGCCGGGAAAAAGTTACCGCCGCTTCCCTCGGGGGCTCAGAGCTGGTGAATCAGGCTCCGCTAATTAGCTGCATCCAGCAGCTTCACACCAGCACCGGGACCTTAAGTTGGAGTCAGGATGTTTGCAACCAGACCTGCCTGGGCTTGTGTGCCTGTAGGCTCTGCTCAGCTCAGAccaaggaatatttttcttttgtcctttagAAATGAGCTGCAAAATCTCGACCACTTTTTCCTGAATTTGAAGAGATGGTTGTCCTCTAGAAatcccagctgcagctttgcattTGACGCCTCTTGGccaaaaaataatcagcatttCTGAACTGAAGCTTTTCAGGCCCTTTAGTTCATTGCAGTTCAGGGCATTGGCTACCACCGTgatagataattttttaaaaaaatcatcgAGGAAAAGGCAAAGGTAAATGCATGGCCATGTGTAAGGAGAAAGAGACCACTGTAGCATCCCTGCCCAagtgctgccaggctgcagatGGGGATGCTGCTAGAGCCCTGTAAAAAAATAGAGCCTGAAACTAAGCAGCATCAGGTCCTTGACCGTGCAGCAAGGGGCAGGTGGAACACGCCAGCAACATCCATGGAGGGGACCCCAGTCTCttagggctggggctgggatgctCCTCCCTGTGGGAGCCACTGGGACTGAGTCATTTGACCCTTGGGAATCCTCTCTGGCAAGGATCGAGGTTGCGAAAAGTATGGCCCGATCCCAGGGGTGCGTCACCCCACGCCCACGGCTGTGGCCGCGGGGACCAGCGCTCCGGCTCACCCCCCGGCAGCTGAGGGGACGCAGGGGGCTGAGGAGACAGACCAGCAAGGAAAGGGGTTCATCCACTGCGCCAAAAATAGGAGCGAGGGGGGACAGGTCCCTCGTACATCTCTTGTACATGTCTGCCTGCTCCAGATGCCTCAGCCGCGGTGCTCCAGGTCTTGCtctgcaaaaaaggaaaaatgtgtaaaaagcCCTGAGCCCAGGCTCATGCCAGCCTATCTTTTGGAGATAACACAATGCAACTCTCACGGTCCCAGCCTATAAATACCAAGATgtgctcccagctcctggtTAAACATCCCCACTGCGCCTCTCAGGGCCTTGATATCAGGGCAAACATCCCACAGAGGTGCTGAGGGAGCCCGAACACAGAAATCCTGGCTCCGTGCTGGGCCCACTGGTCCCCCAGTGCTCAGGCACAGCGGTGTCACCTCTGAGACCAATGGTGCCAAGGGCTGGAGCCAAATTAAACACTCTGGAGATAAATCCCCTAGTCCATTCCCACCCTGCGGGCACCCAGGAGAGGACCAGTATCATAACATTCCCTGACACAGCCCCATCCTCCCTTTTTCCCAACAAACCATTGGGAAGCATCTGGGCTGATGGGCACAGTGGACATGTAAGTCACTTAGAGAAGCACGACTAAAAGCAGCAACTCTCTTGCACTGGTATGAGCGCGGCTCGGAATGCAGACACAAGCCCTGCTACCACGAAGCCCAAGCAAAGGCTCGTTCATAACAGCTTTGTGAACAGCAAAGCTTGCCCTTAATCCCTTGGGATTAAATAAAGGGGACGCAGACTGGGTCTGGACTGCTTGACCCTGCTGAAAGACTTTGCTCTGCACTGTGTGATGGTATGGGACAAACACGGCAGACTGGCCGGAGTGGAAATGCTGGTGGGGGAGCTGCTGTAGGTGCCCCCAGGGGTTGGGGAGGCAAGTTGCCCAGCCGGCTATGGTCTTCCCTACCACTTcaaagaggagggaggagggctggCAACTCCCTGGCTCCACCGCGGGCTCCAGGAGAGCCCGAAAGGGTGTAGGGGAGCCCAGGGGCTTGGCATCAGGACTACCCTTTTTGTCTGCAAAGCACATATGCAAAGGCGTTTAGAGACCTGGGGGAGGGTGGGTTTGCTTGGGTGGGACTGGTTGGTTAGTTTATGTCTGACCCCGCTCCCACCTGGGGGCCACTCAGCGCCGGTGGTACCCGGCGGGGCAAGGGGAGGATACCCCT encodes the following:
- the LOC101917341 gene encoding cytosolic 5'-nucleotidase 1A-like isoform X1 → MADPESTVINTDVKQKDPSKALVIAVTTRAIFNLEEEHRLYLEKGKEEYARHQQANQDKPLPPGTAFTFIQAVQYVNKMILESNPAEDELFDILVLSNNSPESGVRIINSAKHYGLEISKFCFVSDKDSTQYLKSHGVKLFLSADRADVCNALRRGVSAALVFQQEVQTPSNPLRVVFDGDAVLFSDETDQVFQEQGLERAVEYERAMEAVPMGEGPLKAFAMHLGKMRKKFSQEKSPIRTYLVTARSGRDMGIRAIKTLQEWGLAIDEAFFMDGAPKGPILAQIQPHIFFDDRLYNIQGAQNVGVPSAWVPSCC
- the LOC101917341 gene encoding cytosolic 5'-nucleotidase 1A-like isoform X2, with the protein product MADPESTVINTDVKQKDPSKALVIAVTTRAIFNLEEEHRLYLEKGKEEYARHQQANQDKPLPPGTAFTFIQAVQYVNKMILESNPAEDELFDILVLSNNSPESGVRIINSAKHYGVSAALVFQQEVQTPSNPLRVVFDGDAVLFSDETDQVFQEQGLERAVEYERAMEAVPMGEGPLKAFAMHLGKMRKKFSQEKSPIRTYLVTARSGRDMGIRAIKTLQEWGLAIDEAFFMDGAPKGPILAQIQPHIFFDDRLYNIQGAQNVGVPSAWVPSCC